Below is a window of Brachyspira hampsonii DNA.
CTTGAATAATCCGCATAAGTCCATTCTAATTCACTGTATCCTTTTTTCTTTTTATATATCAGAGTTAAATCTGCAAATACTCCGTCTTTTAAATATATCCTATGCGTAAAATTTTTATTTGTAACTAGAATAAAATTTTCCAAAGTTAATATGGCAGGATCTATATTGATTTTTCTTCTATTATTTTCATCTGAATATTCTTTTTCTATAATGTCTGTTATTTTTTTTACATCGCTTATGTAATCTCTTTCTATCATATCTTTAAAAACTACAAATCTTTTATTTAGATATTCTCCCATTTCTTCTTTATAATAAACAGAATGTGAAAATAAATATTCATCACTTATAATCTCAATTTCACCAAAATGATAAATGAGTTTTTCTAATACACAATTATATACATCTATGTTATTATACATTAATGCAGTAACAAGAACTGCTTTTGATTGTTTTAATACTTTACTCATAGTTACTATATTATTTTAATTTATATTTCTATATGTTTTAATGTACATTATATATCTTCTATTGACAAAAATACTTTATTATGTTAATGTATATAGGCTATTAATTATGCAATCAATAATATATTTCTAAAATGAAATTTATCTTTTTTATATGCCTCATATTACACATATTTTGTTAAGATATAAAAATCTCTAAAACCCTAACATCATTTATTTTAACAAACTCTTGATAAAGTATAATATGAGGCACCTTTATTTATTTTATAAAAAACATTATTCTATACATTCGCAAAGTATTGATACAGCTTTTTCTAATTCCTTTTCTGTAATTGTTAGCGGAGGAAGAAGTCTTATCTTATTTTTTGCAGTTAAAGGAATAATACCATTTGATATACATTTCTCTACTATTTCTCTAGCATTCAATCCTTCTTTAAGTCCTATTCCAAGCATTAGACCTATTCCGTCTACACTTACTACATTATCAAGTTTCATTAATTTGCTTTTTATATATTTGGATTTCTTTTCAACTTCTTTTAGTAAATTTTTATCTATTATATTTAATACTTCCAAAGCACCGGCAGCAACAACAGGATTAGCTCCGAATGTAGAAGCATGATCTCCCGGAACAAATACATCAGAGCATTTTTTACTCATAAGCATAGCACCTATAGGAAGACCGCCTCCTAAACCTTTAGCTATAGTAGTAATATCCGGCTTAATTCCAAAATGTTCAGAACATAGAAACTTTCCTGTTCTTCCTGCTCCTGTCTGAACTTCATCAATTATAAAAAGTATATCATTTTCACTGCAGTATTTATGTACTTTCTGCACATATTCTTTATCAAGAGGTATAACTCCGCCTTCTCCTTGTATAAGCTCCATCATTACAGCACAAGCATTGTCTTTTAATTTCTCTATAGTATCTTCATAGTTGTTAGCTTCTGCAAATGAAAAACCTTCTAAAAATGGAAAAAAGTAATTATGAAAAACTTCCTGACCTGTAGCTGATATTGTAGCCATAGTTCTGCCATGAAAAGAATTTTTTAGAGTTACTATTTTATTTCTTTTATAGTCTTTATTATTATCAGCATATTTATTGAAAGAATATTTTCTTGCACATTTTATAGCTGCTTCATTTGCTTCAGCACCAGAATTGCAGAAAAACACTTTATCATATTTTGTAATAGTGCATAGCTTTTTAGCTAAATCAATATAAGGCTTTGTATAGTAAAGATTAGATGTATGCTGCAAGGTTTTTAATTGATTAGTTACCGCATTTATATAATTTTTATTACCGTAACCAATGCTATTAACTCCGATTCCGCTTCCTAAGTCAATATATTCTTTTCCTTCTATATCTTTTAATTTAGCACCGTTTCCTGATTCCAATACTAAATCAAATTTCGCATAAGTATTCGCCACATATTTTTTACTGTTATTAATATATTCTTTTTTTAATTTTAGTTTTTCAGTGTTTTCAGGATTTTGTTTATTTGTTTTTTTGCATGCCATATTTTTACCCTCATTTGTATTTGTTAATTATTTTTTATCTAATTATTAATCTTTATAAAACATAGTTCCTATACCTTCATCAGTGAACATTTCTATTAATAATGAATGGTATAATCTTCCGTCTATTATAAATACTTTTGATACTCCATTCTCAACTGCATCTATACAATGCTTAACTTTAGGTATCATTCCTCCGGATATAGTTCCGTCTTTTATAAGATTATTTATATCTTTAATATTAATTTGACTTATTAAAGAGTTTTCATCATCTTTATTTTTTAAAAGTCCCGGAGTATCAGTCATATATATTAAAGTTTCAGCTTTCATACTTTCAGCTATTTTAGCAGCAGCGGTATCAGCATTAATATTGTAAATATTTCCTTCATCATCGCATCCTACAGTAGCAACTATTGGAATATATTTATTTGATATAATAGTATTAAGCAAATCTGTATTAACATTATCAATGTCTCCTACAAACCCCAAATCATCATCACTTTTATATTTACTTACTTTAAACATCTTGCCGTCAATACCGCATATACCAAGACATTTGCCTCCGCAGTTTTCAAGCGATGCAACTAATTCTTTATTAACTTTACCCGAAAGAACCATATTTACTATTTCAGCAGTTTCACTGTCAGTATATCTAAACCCATTTATAAATTTTGATTCTTTTCCTATTTTATTAAGCATAGAAGTGATATCTTTACCTCCTCCATGCACAACTATAACATTTATTCCTACAGTAGAAAGCAAAGCAACATCACTCATAACTTTCTTTTTCAATTCAGGGTTTTCCATAGCACTTCCGCCGTATTTTATTACAACAGTTTTTTCTGTATATTTTTGTATATAAGGCAATGCCTGATTAAGTATAAATGCTTTATCTCTGTTTGAAATATTATCCATTTTTTATTTCCTTTATATTATTTAACTTCTGTAAGAGCCATTAATTTTTACATAATCGTAAGTCAAATCACATCCCCAAGCAACTGCCTTACTTGTACCACAGTTCATATTAATTGTAATTCTTATCTCATCTTCTTTTAATATTTTTAAAGCCTCTTCTTCGCTGAACTCCACTCCATAACCATCTTTATAAACATTCATTTCTCCGTATTTAGAACCTACATTTATAGATACTTTATTAATATCAAAATCAGCATCTTCAGTATAGCCTATAGCACATGAAATCCTGCCCCAATTCATATCGCAGCCGAACATAGCAGCTTTTACTAAGTTTGAAGTAATTACAGATTTTGCTATTTTTCTAGCCAATTTTATATCGCTAGCATTTATTACTTCGCATTCTATTAATTTTGTAGCACCTTCTCCGTCTTTTGCCATTTGTCTTGATAAATAAGTATTAGCCATATTTAATGCTTTACAGAATATCTTATAATTATCATCTTCTTTATCTATTAAAGTATTTTCAGCTTCGCCATTAGCAAGCACCACGCACATATCATTAGTAGAAGTATCTCCATCAACACTAATCATATTGTATGTAGATTTCACATCCTCGCTTAATGCTTTTTGAAGCATTTCACTTGTAATACTGCAATCAGTAGTTAAAAATGCAAGCATTGTAGCCATATTGGGGTGAATCATGCCGCTTCCTTTTGATGTTCCCCCAATATGAACTTTTTTACCGTCAATTTCAAATTCATAAGCTATTTCTTTCATGAATGTATCAGTAGTCATTATTGCACTTGCTGCATTTTTAGCATGCTCTGCAGAGTGATTAGCATTGTTCATAAGTTCTTTTATATTTTTTTGTATAGGCTCTATATTAAGAGGAACTCCTATAACGCCTGTAGAAGCAACTGCAACATCTTTTTCATCTATACCCAATACATCAGCAGTGAGTTTGCACATTTCTTTTGCCTTTTCAACCCCGTCTTTATTGCAAGTATTAGCATTACCAGAATTACATATAACAGCTTTTGCTTTACCGTCTTTCAAATGTTCTTTGCTTACTATGATATTCGCTCCGCATACTTTATTCTGTGTATATACAGCTCCCACTGAACATAAACTTTCACTGTAAATTATTGCTAAATCTTTTTTTTCGCTATTCTTTTTTATACCAGCATGTATTCCGTTTGCTTTGAAACCTTTAGCAGCACATACACCGCCTTCAATTTGTTTAATGTTTGTCATCTATTTAATCTCCTATTATTGCTAAAACTTATCATTAATAAAAATTGTTATATGCCTATAATTCTTATATTTTATTAAAAAGCTGTAGAAATTCAATTCAATCCCTCATCTTTTATTATTGCTGGCTATAAACTCACTTTTAATTAACTGACAACTTACTTCACAAGTTATCAGCTGCTCGTTTATAGTTTTAATATCTTTCCGTTAATCTAACTAATTATTAAAAAGCTGGAGGAATAAAATTAAGTCCTTCATCTTCTTTTAAGCCCAATGCTATATTCATATTTTGTATTGCCTGTCCTGCTGCTCCTTTTACCATATTATCTATTGCTGATACTATTATTAATTTATTTGTTCTATTATCTATATGCAAAGATATATCACAGTAGTTTGAGTATTTAA
It encodes the following:
- the argB gene encoding acetylglutamate kinase; the protein is MDNISNRDKAFILNQALPYIQKYTEKTVVIKYGGSAMENPELKKKVMSDVALLSTVGINVIVVHGGGKDITSMLNKIGKESKFINGFRYTDSETAEIVNMVLSGKVNKELVASLENCGGKCLGICGIDGKMFKVSKYKSDDDLGFVGDIDNVNTDLLNTIISNKYIPIVATVGCDDEGNIYNINADTAAAKIAESMKAETLIYMTDTPGLLKNKDDENSLISQINIKDINNLIKDGTISGGMIPKVKHCIDAVENGVSKVFIIDGRLYHSLLIEMFTDEGIGTMFYKD
- a CDS encoding aspartate aminotransferase family protein; amino-acid sequence: MACKKTNKQNPENTEKLKLKKEYINNSKKYVANTYAKFDLVLESGNGAKLKDIEGKEYIDLGSGIGVNSIGYGNKNYINAVTNQLKTLQHTSNLYYTKPYIDLAKKLCTITKYDKVFFCNSGAEANEAAIKCARKYSFNKYADNNKDYKRNKIVTLKNSFHGRTMATISATGQEVFHNYFFPFLEGFSFAEANNYEDTIEKLKDNACAVMMELIQGEGGVIPLDKEYVQKVHKYCSENDILFIIDEVQTGAGRTGKFLCSEHFGIKPDITTIAKGLGGGLPIGAMLMSKKCSDVFVPGDHASTFGANPVVAAGALEVLNIIDKNLLKEVEKKSKYIKSKLMKLDNVVSVDGIGLMLGIGLKEGLNAREIVEKCISNGIIPLTAKNKIRLLPPLTITEKELEKAVSILCECIE
- a CDS encoding DUF4416 family protein translates to MSKVLKQSKAVLVTALMYNNIDVYNCVLEKLIYHFGEIEIISDEYLFSHSVYYKEEMGEYLNKRFVVFKDMIERDYISDVKKITDIIEKEYSDENNRRKINIDPAILTLENFILVTNKNFTHRIYLKDGVFADLTLIYKKKKGYSELEWTYADYSSEETKKFLNKTRELFYNRLIESSPFGSNWK
- the argJ gene encoding bifunctional glutamate N-acetyltransferase/amino-acid acetyltransferase ArgJ, which gives rise to MTNIKQIEGGVCAAKGFKANGIHAGIKKNSEKKDLAIIYSESLCSVGAVYTQNKVCGANIIVSKEHLKDGKAKAVICNSGNANTCNKDGVEKAKEMCKLTADVLGIDEKDVAVASTGVIGVPLNIEPIQKNIKELMNNANHSAEHAKNAASAIMTTDTFMKEIAYEFEIDGKKVHIGGTSKGSGMIHPNMATMLAFLTTDCSITSEMLQKALSEDVKSTYNMISVDGDTSTNDMCVVLANGEAENTLIDKEDDNYKIFCKALNMANTYLSRQMAKDGEGATKLIECEVINASDIKLARKIAKSVITSNLVKAAMFGCDMNWGRISCAIGYTEDADFDINKVSINVGSKYGEMNVYKDGYGVEFSEEEALKILKEDEIRITINMNCGTSKAVAWGCDLTYDYVKINGSYRS